One genomic window of Nocardioides daphniae includes the following:
- a CDS encoding FKBP-type peptidyl-prolyl cis-trans isomerase translates to MSPRRTLSAALLSLSLLTLAACGDDEAKSGQGLDAVAIEAEPGKAPEVDFEKKLDPEKLETEVLVEGDGDTTKVGDMITAYIWIGNGFDKKEVLNTYEAGEPEQLELVDELLPGLKKGLIGQKVGSVVAIAAPAKDAFGEGGRPDMGIGDGDSVLFVTEIVSKLTEKEAAKAKAEQEKAAKEAEKAQKQAEKKAAATQKKVDQAKKKAPKEAKGKKVKPAAWAPKVTYKKGQVPVFDFSGKPEPTGKLQVTQLIQGNGPKVKSGQTLIVHYVGQVFGAKEPFDSSYSRNDAATFPIGVGQVVQGWDKSLVGQKVGSRVIVQIPPELGYGENGNEGAGIKGTDTIVFAVDILGAV, encoded by the coding sequence GTGTCTCCTCGCCGCACCCTGTCCGCCGCTCTGCTGAGCCTCAGCCTCCTGACCCTCGCCGCGTGCGGGGACGACGAGGCGAAGTCCGGCCAGGGCCTCGACGCCGTCGCCATCGAGGCTGAGCCCGGCAAGGCCCCTGAGGTCGACTTCGAGAAGAAGCTCGACCCGGAGAAGCTCGAGACCGAGGTCCTGGTCGAGGGCGACGGTGACACCACCAAGGTCGGCGACATGATCACCGCCTACATCTGGATCGGCAACGGCTTCGACAAGAAGGAAGTCCTCAACACCTACGAGGCCGGCGAGCCCGAGCAGCTGGAGCTGGTCGACGAGCTCCTGCCGGGCCTCAAGAAGGGCCTGATCGGCCAGAAGGTCGGCTCGGTGGTCGCCATCGCGGCCCCGGCCAAGGACGCCTTCGGCGAGGGCGGTCGCCCCGACATGGGCATCGGTGACGGCGACAGCGTGCTCTTCGTGACCGAGATCGTCTCCAAGCTCACCGAGAAGGAGGCCGCCAAGGCCAAGGCCGAGCAGGAGAAGGCCGCCAAGGAGGCCGAGAAGGCGCAGAAGCAGGCCGAGAAGAAGGCTGCCGCCACCCAGAAGAAGGTCGACCAGGCGAAGAAGAAGGCCCCCAAGGAGGCCAAGGGCAAGAAGGTCAAGCCCGCCGCCTGGGCGCCGAAGGTGACCTACAAGAAGGGTCAGGTCCCGGTCTTCGACTTCTCGGGCAAGCCCGAGCCGACCGGCAAGCTCCAGGTCACCCAGCTGATCCAGGGCAACGGCCCCAAGGTGAAGTCCGGCCAGACCCTCATCGTCCACTACGTGGGCCAGGTCTTCGGGGCCAAGGAGCCCTTCGACTCCTCCTACAGCCGCAACGACGCCGCGACCTTCCCGATCGGCGTGGGCCAGGTCGTCCAGGGCTGGGACAAGTCCCTGGTGGGCCAGAAGGTCGGCAGCCGCGTGATCGTCCAGATCCCGCCGGAGCTGGGCTACGGCGAGAACGGCAACGAGGGCGCCGGCATCAAGGGCACCGACACGATCGTCTTCGCCGTCGACATCCTCGGCGCGGTCTGA
- a CDS encoding helix-turn-helix transcriptional regulator: protein MSRAGTGARDQVARLLALVPLLHSRRGLNLAEAATLLGTTPEQVRKDLKVLWMCGLPGGLTDDLIDVDMEAFEEEGAQGVIHVANADYLSRPVRLSATEATALVVALRAVRDSSPEETRAIVDTVIAKLEVAAASERSQVEVAPTPVEASPVRAAIQQALDAGAQLRLTYWVASRDEVGERVVDPLRLASVNGVDYLQAWCHRAEGTRIFRLDRTEQAEVLDAPVLMHPSDSEEPLSVALFTTSPDATTVTLRLAPEARWVPEYYPVDDVRHLPDGFLEVDLKVVDLSWLHQLVLRLAPHATVLGPAHVAATVQRSAMDTLSLYT, encoded by the coding sequence ATGAGCCGCGCTGGCACCGGCGCCCGCGACCAGGTCGCCCGCCTCCTGGCCCTCGTCCCGTTGCTGCACAGCCGCCGGGGGCTCAACCTCGCGGAGGCCGCGACGCTCCTGGGCACCACCCCCGAGCAGGTCCGCAAGGACCTCAAGGTGCTGTGGATGTGCGGACTGCCCGGCGGCCTCACCGACGACCTCATCGACGTCGACATGGAGGCCTTCGAGGAGGAGGGCGCCCAAGGTGTCATCCACGTCGCCAACGCCGACTACCTGTCGCGCCCCGTGCGTCTCTCGGCCACCGAGGCGACCGCGCTCGTCGTCGCGCTGCGCGCCGTCCGGGACTCCTCGCCCGAGGAGACCCGCGCCATCGTCGACACCGTGATCGCCAAGCTCGAGGTCGCGGCGGCCTCGGAGCGCTCGCAGGTGGAGGTCGCCCCGACCCCCGTCGAGGCGTCGCCGGTCCGCGCCGCCATCCAGCAGGCGCTCGACGCCGGCGCCCAGCTCCGCCTCACCTACTGGGTCGCCTCACGCGACGAGGTGGGCGAGCGGGTCGTCGACCCGCTGCGCCTCGCCTCCGTCAACGGCGTCGACTACCTCCAGGCGTGGTGCCACCGGGCGGAGGGCACCCGGATCTTCCGCCTGGACCGGACCGAGCAGGCCGAGGTGCTCGACGCGCCTGTGCTGATGCACCCCAGCGACTCCGAGGAGCCGCTGTCGGTCGCCCTGTTCACCACCTCGCCCGACGCCACCACCGTCACCCTCCGTCTGGCACCGGAGGCGCGCTGGGTCCCGGAGTACTACCCTGTGGACGACGTCCGCCACCTGCCCGACGGCTTCCTCGAGGTCGACCTGAAGGTCGTGGACCTCAGCTGGCTCCACCAGCTGGTCCTGCGCCTCGCGCCCCATGCGACGGTCCTCGGGCCGGCACACGTGGCGGCAACCGTCCAGCGTTCTGCGATGGACACCTTGTCCCTCTACACCTGA
- a CDS encoding Sec-independent protein translocase subunit TatA, which translates to MNLYVVPAVMGLGPTELIIIALVIVLLFGASKLPELARGSGRALRIFKAETKGLRDGDEKISAEQVDDDVIDVDSPRRDDNA; encoded by the coding sequence ATGAACCTGTACGTGGTTCCCGCCGTGATGGGCCTCGGCCCGACCGAGCTCATCATCATCGCCCTGGTCATCGTCCTGCTCTTCGGCGCCTCCAAGCTGCCGGAGCTCGCGCGCGGCAGTGGCCGGGCGCTGCGGATCTTCAAGGCCGAGACCAAGGGCCTGAGGGACGGCGACGAGAAGATCTCCGCCGAGCAGGTCGACGACGACGTCATCGACGTGGACTCGCCCCGCCGCGACGACAACGCCTGA
- a CDS encoding site-2 protease family protein — MTAVEGEARSAKQEFWIAVVGPITSLAVGGAALASWFVTPDGLLKVGVEGLAGANLLIGVLNLVPALPLDGGRVLKSAVWQVSGNPHRGSLVAGWSGRGLAVLVLGWPFYQQALFGTQPLVVDYLLAVVMAVFLWSGASAAILHARIRSRLPLLVARTLARRAVTVREDTPLAQAVATAQTLRAGSIVTVDAQGRPVGLVNESALLAVPDERRPWMPTSGVARPLEPGLTLPLDISGEELVAAISRRPAEEYLLVAPDGTIHGVLSTVDVDRAFNRRGN; from the coding sequence ATGACCGCGGTGGAGGGGGAGGCCCGCAGCGCGAAGCAGGAGTTCTGGATCGCGGTCGTCGGACCGATCACCTCGCTCGCCGTCGGCGGAGCCGCCCTGGCGAGCTGGTTCGTCACCCCCGACGGGCTGCTCAAGGTCGGCGTGGAGGGGCTGGCAGGCGCCAACCTCCTGATCGGTGTCCTGAACCTCGTCCCTGCCCTGCCGCTCGACGGCGGCCGGGTGCTGAAGTCCGCGGTCTGGCAGGTCTCGGGCAATCCGCACCGTGGCTCCCTGGTCGCCGGCTGGTCGGGCCGCGGCCTGGCGGTGCTGGTCCTCGGCTGGCCGTTCTACCAGCAGGCCCTCTTCGGTACGCAGCCCCTCGTCGTCGACTACCTGCTCGCGGTCGTCATGGCCGTCTTCCTCTGGTCGGGGGCCTCGGCGGCGATCCTGCACGCGCGGATCCGTTCCCGCCTGCCCCTGCTGGTCGCCCGCACCCTCGCGCGTCGAGCGGTGACCGTGCGGGAGGACACGCCGCTGGCGCAGGCCGTCGCGACCGCCCAGACGCTGCGCGCCGGCAGCATCGTCACGGTCGACGCGCAGGGGCGACCGGTGGGCCTGGTCAACGAGTCGGCCCTCCTCGCCGTGCCCGACGAGCGTCGTCCGTGGATGCCCACCTCCGGGGTGGCCCGTCCCCTCGAGCCTGGCCTGACGCTGCCCCTCGACATCTCCGGGGAGGAGCTGGTCGCCGCGATCAGTCGCCGGCCGGCGGAGGAGTACCTCCTCGTCGCTCCCGACGGGACGATCCACGGCGTGCTCTCGACCGTCGACGTCGATCGCGCCTTCAACCGACGGGGCAACTAG
- the pafA gene encoding Pup--protein ligase, whose amino-acid sequence MDRRILGIENEYGVTCTFEGQRRLSPDEVARYLFRKVVAWGRSSNVFLANGARLYLDVGSHPEYATPECDSVEDLVAHDKAGERILEDLMLDAQSRLEDEGIKGDIYLFKNNTDSGGNSYGCHENYLISRQGEFSAVADVLIPFLVSRQIIVGAGKVVQTPRGATYAVSQRAEHIWEGVSSATTRSRPIINTRDEPHADAERYRRLHVIVGDSNMSETTTMLKVASCELVLRMIEDGVVMRDLTLENPIRAIREMSYDMTGRRTVRLANGREASAVDIQAEYLGRALDYVDRRGVRTPTIDRVLDLWERTLKAVDSDDLSMVEREIDWVIKYRLIERYRATHDLPLGHPRIAQLDLAYHDIRRDRGLFQLLQKRGAVARVTDDATIDAAKNVPPQTTRAKLRGEFIRRAQEQNRDFTVDWVHLKLNDQAQRTVLCKDPFRSEDERVERLIAGM is encoded by the coding sequence ATGGACCGCAGGATCTTGGGCATCGAGAACGAGTACGGCGTCACGTGCACGTTCGAGGGTCAGCGCCGGCTCAGTCCTGACGAGGTGGCCCGCTACCTCTTCCGCAAGGTCGTCGCCTGGGGGCGCAGCAGCAACGTCTTCCTGGCCAACGGCGCCCGCCTCTACCTCGACGTCGGCAGCCACCCGGAGTACGCCACGCCCGAGTGCGACTCCGTCGAGGACCTGGTGGCCCACGACAAGGCGGGGGAGCGGATCCTCGAGGACCTGATGCTCGACGCCCAGTCGCGGCTGGAGGACGAGGGCATCAAGGGAGACATCTACCTCTTCAAGAACAACACCGACTCCGGGGGCAACTCCTACGGGTGCCACGAGAACTACCTGATCTCGCGCCAGGGTGAGTTCTCCGCGGTGGCCGACGTCCTGATCCCCTTCCTGGTGTCGCGGCAGATCATCGTCGGTGCCGGCAAGGTCGTGCAGACGCCGCGTGGCGCGACGTACGCGGTCTCCCAGCGCGCCGAGCACATCTGGGAGGGCGTCTCCAGCGCGACGACGCGCAGCCGGCCGATCATCAACACCCGCGACGAGCCGCACGCCGACGCCGAGCGCTACCGCCGGCTGCACGTGATCGTGGGCGACTCGAACATGAGCGAGACCACCACCATGCTCAAGGTGGCCAGCTGCGAGCTGGTGCTGCGGATGATCGAGGACGGGGTCGTGATGCGCGACCTCACCCTGGAGAACCCGATCCGCGCCATCCGCGAGATGTCCTACGACATGACGGGGCGGCGTACGGTGCGCCTGGCCAACGGCCGCGAGGCGAGCGCCGTCGACATCCAGGCCGAGTACCTCGGCCGGGCCCTCGACTACGTCGACCGCCGCGGCGTGCGCACCCCGACGATCGACCGGGTGCTCGACCTGTGGGAGCGCACCCTCAAGGCCGTCGACTCCGACGACCTCAGCATGGTCGAGCGTGAGATCGACTGGGTGATCAAGTACCGGCTGATCGAGCGCTACCGCGCCACCCACGACCTGCCGCTGGGCCACCCGCGAATCGCCCAGCTCGACCTGGCGTACCACGACATCCGACGCGACCGCGGCCTCTTCCAGCTGCTCCAGAAGCGGGGCGCCGTCGCCCGGGTGACCGACGACGCGACGATCGACGCCGCCAAGAACGTCCCGCCCCAGACCACGCGCGCCAAGCTGCGGGGCGAGTTCATTCGCCGGGCCCAGGAGCAGAACCGCGACTTCACGGTCGACTGGGTGCACCTCAAGCTCAACGACCAGGCGCAGCGCACCGTGCTGTGCAAGGACCCCTTCCGCTCGGAGGACGAGCGCGTCGAGCGGCTCATCGCCGGCATGTGA
- a CDS encoding tRNA (adenine-N1)-methyltransferase — translation MPDQSSASHDVPSEAWAGVHRGPLREGEWVRLTDQKGRRHNFELVAGKRFFSNKGHLEHDELIGREEGFTVTSSAGGEYLVFRPLLSEFVVSMPRGAAVIYPKDAAQIVAMADIFPGARVVEAGAGSGALTCSLLRAVGPHGTVTSYERRPEFAEVAQRNVTQFFGGDHPSWDLRLGDLTEELPQLEHRVDRVILDMLAPWECVDVVADALLPGGIVCVYVATTTQLSRVVETLRAHGGFTEPQPWESLVRDWHVEGLAVRPGHKMIGHTAFLVTARRMAPGERPPMKKRRPAPGAYGPDYSGPRPEGLPPQMLEEPLDS, via the coding sequence ATGCCTGATCAGTCCTCCGCCTCCCACGACGTCCCCTCCGAAGCGTGGGCCGGTGTGCACCGCGGCCCCCTGCGCGAGGGGGAGTGGGTGCGCCTGACCGACCAGAAGGGGCGCCGCCACAACTTCGAGCTCGTGGCCGGCAAGCGCTTCTTCTCCAACAAGGGTCACCTCGAGCACGACGAGCTGATCGGTCGCGAGGAGGGCTTCACGGTCACCTCGTCGGCCGGGGGTGAGTACCTCGTCTTCCGCCCGTTGCTCTCGGAGTTCGTCGTCTCCATGCCGCGCGGCGCGGCCGTGATCTACCCGAAGGACGCCGCCCAGATCGTCGCGATGGCCGACATCTTCCCCGGCGCCCGGGTCGTCGAGGCCGGCGCGGGCTCCGGCGCCCTGACCTGCTCGCTGCTGCGCGCGGTCGGACCGCACGGCACCGTCACGAGCTACGAGCGTCGCCCCGAGTTCGCCGAGGTGGCGCAGCGCAACGTGACCCAGTTCTTCGGTGGCGACCACCCGTCGTGGGACCTGCGCCTGGGGGACCTGACCGAGGAGCTCCCGCAGCTCGAGCACCGGGTCGACCGCGTCATCCTCGACATGCTGGCCCCCTGGGAGTGCGTCGACGTCGTCGCCGACGCGTTGCTCCCCGGTGGCATCGTCTGCGTCTACGTCGCCACCACCACCCAGCTCTCGCGGGTCGTGGAGACGCTGCGGGCCCACGGTGGCTTCACCGAGCCGCAGCCGTGGGAGTCGCTGGTCCGCGACTGGCACGTCGAGGGTCTGGCCGTACGTCCGGGGCACAAGATGATCGGCCACACCGCCTTCCTCGTCACCGCCCGCCGGATGGCGCCCGGTGAGCGCCCGCCGATGAAGAAGCGTCGGCCGGCACCGGGTGCGTACGGCCCCGACTACTCGGGCCCGCGGCCCGAGGGCCTCCCGCCGCAGATGCTCGAGGAGCCCCTCGACAGCTGA
- a CDS encoding ubiquitin-like protein Pup, which yields MAQEQKHQRRSSQDEEAVTETVETDVAERREALDDDVDAILDEIDEVLENNAEEFVKSFIQKGGE from the coding sequence ATGGCCCAGGAGCAGAAGCACCAGCGCAGGTCGTCCCAGGACGAGGAGGCCGTCACCGAGACGGTCGAGACCGACGTCGCGGAGCGCCGCGAGGCGCTGGACGACGACGTCGACGCCATCCTCGACGAGATCGACGAGGTCCTCGAGAACAACGCCGAGGAGTTCGTGAAGTCGTTCATCCAGAAGGGCGGCGAGTGA
- the prcB gene encoding proteasome subunit beta — MQPGVVSFAEFVGAQAPDLLPGRRTLPPGDAAALAPHATTIVAATFEGGVVMAGDRRATMGNIIAQRDIEKVFPADEYSVVGIAGTAGLAVEMVRLFQTELEHYEKIEGTTLSMDGKSNRLAALIRGNLGMAMQGLAVVPLFAGFDLAGQLGRIFSYDVTGGRYEETAFHAVGSGSLFARGSLKKLYRDDLGEAGCVAAVIQALYDAADDDSATGGPDLARRIFPVVHVVTADGGRRLTDAEVAEVADRVVAARMERPDGPVAGLL; from the coding sequence ATGCAGCCCGGTGTCGTCTCCTTCGCCGAGTTCGTCGGCGCCCAGGCGCCCGACCTCCTGCCCGGTCGCCGCACGCTCCCACCCGGCGACGCGGCCGCGCTCGCGCCGCACGCCACCACGATCGTGGCCGCCACCTTCGAGGGCGGCGTCGTCATGGCGGGCGACCGCCGCGCCACGATGGGCAACATCATCGCCCAGCGCGACATCGAGAAGGTGTTCCCCGCCGACGAGTACTCGGTCGTGGGCATCGCCGGCACGGCCGGCCTCGCCGTGGAGATGGTGCGCCTCTTCCAGACCGAGCTCGAGCACTACGAGAAGATCGAGGGCACCACGCTCTCGATGGACGGCAAGTCCAACCGTCTCGCTGCCCTGATCCGCGGCAACCTCGGGATGGCCATGCAGGGCCTGGCCGTGGTGCCGCTCTTCGCCGGCTTCGACCTGGCCGGGCAGCTGGGCCGGATCTTCTCCTACGACGTGACCGGGGGTCGCTACGAGGAGACCGCCTTCCACGCGGTGGGCTCCGGCTCGCTCTTCGCCCGAGGCTCGCTCAAGAAGCTCTACCGCGACGACCTCGGCGAGGCCGGGTGCGTCGCCGCAGTCATCCAGGCGCTGTACGACGCCGCAGACGACGACTCCGCGACCGGCGGCCCCGACCTGGCCCGACGCATCTTCCCGGTGGTCCACGTGGTCACGGCCGACGGTGGCCGTCGGTTGACCGACGCCGAGGTCGCCGAGGTCGCCGACCGCGTGGTCGCCGCCCGGATGGAGCGCCCCGACGGTCCCGTGGCAGGCCTGCTGTGA
- a CDS encoding DUF421 domain-containing protein, which translates to MLTALDSLLVFFLLMAVLRVMGKRELSQMSAFDLVILFVIGDLIAEAVVSEDTSFTGALIAVSTFALLTILMSWLAYRYPRLKPALDGTPTVVVRDGRPDRSAMRRERVNLYDLNEAARNNGIADLEEIELALLEPDGKFSFFTRRTT; encoded by the coding sequence ATGCTCACCGCGCTCGACTCCCTGCTCGTCTTCTTCCTCCTGATGGCCGTGCTCCGGGTCATGGGCAAGCGCGAGCTGTCCCAGATGTCCGCCTTCGACCTCGTCATCCTCTTCGTGATCGGCGACCTCATCGCCGAGGCGGTGGTCTCCGAGGACACCTCGTTCACCGGTGCCCTGATCGCGGTCTCCACCTTCGCCCTGCTGACGATCCTGATGTCGTGGCTGGCCTACCGGTATCCCCGGCTGAAGCCCGCACTCGACGGCACCCCGACCGTGGTCGTGCGAGACGGCCGACCGGACAGGAGCGCGATGAGGCGTGAGCGGGTCAACCTGTACGACCTCAACGAGGCCGCCCGCAACAACGGGATCGCCGACCTCGAGGAGATCGAGTTGGCGCTCCTGGAGCCTGACGGAAAGTTCTCGTTCTTCACTCGGCGCACCACCTGA
- the prcA gene encoding proteasome subunit alpha — translation MSTPFYVSPEQMMKDRADFARKGIARGRSVVVVQYADGVLFASENPSKALHKVSEIYDRIAFAAVGRYNEFENLRIAGVRLADMRGYSYDRRDVTGRGLANAYAQTLGAVFSSAAEKPYEVELFVAEIGDEASQDQVYRLTYDGQVADEHGYAVMGGAADVVAGHLKEHYRPGASLEETVRLAVAALGHSEQGDRTIGVDDLEVAVLDRTRSQVRKFHRLRPERVAAMLGGVPTEAPADTVPPVDA, via the coding sequence ATGAGCACCCCGTTCTACGTCTCGCCCGAGCAGATGATGAAGGACCGGGCCGACTTCGCCCGCAAGGGCATCGCCCGGGGCCGTTCGGTCGTCGTGGTCCAGTACGCCGACGGCGTGCTGTTCGCCTCGGAGAACCCGTCCAAGGCACTGCACAAGGTCTCCGAGATCTACGACCGCATCGCCTTCGCCGCGGTCGGTCGCTACAACGAGTTCGAGAACCTGCGCATCGCGGGCGTCCGGCTGGCCGACATGCGGGGCTACTCGTACGACCGCCGCGACGTCACCGGTCGCGGGCTCGCCAACGCCTACGCCCAGACCCTGGGTGCCGTCTTCAGCTCCGCGGCCGAGAAGCCGTACGAGGTCGAGCTCTTCGTCGCGGAGATTGGCGACGAGGCCTCCCAGGACCAGGTCTACCGGCTGACCTACGACGGCCAGGTGGCCGACGAGCACGGCTACGCCGTGATGGGTGGTGCGGCCGACGTCGTCGCTGGGCACCTCAAGGAGCACTACCGCCCGGGCGCCTCCCTCGAGGAGACCGTGCGTCTCGCGGTCGCGGCGCTGGGCCACTCCGAGCAGGGCGACCGGACCATCGGCGTCGACGACCTCGAGGTGGCCGTCCTCGACCGCACCCGCAGCCAGGTGCGCAAGTTCCACCGGCTGCGTCCCGAACGCGTGGCGGCGATGCTCGGGGGCGTCCCCACCGAGGCCCCGGCTGACACGGTCCCCCCGGTCGACGCCTGA
- a CDS encoding HAD family hydrolase, with the protein MSEDPTTVDAHPLPKAVLWDMDGTLIDTEPYWIASEYALAEKYGGTWSDEHALALVGNDLLVSGRYIREHMGIDRTPEQIVDELLELMVAAVRTEVPWRPGARELLAELAASGVPCALVTMSYRSLVDPVLEALGDQGFSAVVTGDVVSRGKPHPEPYLKAAAGLGVAPEACVAIEDSDTGARSAAAAGCTVLCVPNHVPVPPAPGRVFATSLTDVDLPRLATLHAERSEA; encoded by the coding sequence GTGTCAGAAGACCCGACCACGGTCGACGCTCACCCGCTCCCCAAGGCGGTCCTGTGGGACATGGACGGCACCCTGATCGACACCGAGCCCTACTGGATCGCCAGCGAGTACGCCCTGGCCGAGAAGTACGGCGGCACGTGGAGCGACGAGCACGCACTGGCCCTGGTGGGCAACGACCTGCTCGTCTCCGGCCGCTACATCCGTGAGCACATGGGCATCGACCGCACCCCCGAGCAGATCGTCGACGAGCTCCTGGAGCTCATGGTCGCCGCCGTGCGCACCGAGGTGCCGTGGCGCCCCGGCGCCCGGGAGCTGCTCGCCGAGCTGGCGGCATCGGGCGTCCCGTGCGCGCTGGTCACCATGTCGTACCGCTCCCTCGTCGACCCGGTCCTCGAGGCGCTGGGCGACCAGGGGTTCAGCGCCGTCGTGACCGGCGACGTGGTGAGCAGGGGCAAGCCGCACCCGGAGCCCTACCTCAAGGCCGCCGCGGGGCTGGGTGTCGCCCCCGAGGCGTGCGTGGCGATCGAGGACTCCGACACCGGGGCCCGCTCCGCCGCCGCCGCAGGATGCACCGTGCTCTGCGTGCCGAACCACGTACCGGTCCCGCCGGCTCCGGGACGCGTCTTCGCGACCTCGCTGACCGACGTCGACCTCCCGCGGCTCGCGACGCTCCACGCCGAGCGGTCCGAGGCCTGA
- the arc gene encoding proteasome ATPase has product MTYSDRDARGRSPEELVSQVRDLEAEVTALRRKLATAPDRSRGVEERLQEAQRSLAAMTGQNERLASTLREARDQITRLRDEVDRLAQPPTGFGVFLARNADDTVDVFTAGRKLRVTVSPAVDVDDLVKGQEVMLNEAMNVVAACGFESVGDVVMVKEVLADGERALVIGNADEERVVRLAAPLLEQPLRAGDSLLTDSRSGYAYERVPKAEVEELVLEEVPDIAYESIGGLASQIDAIRDAVELPYLHPDLFKDHKLKPPKGVLLYGPPGCGKTLIAKAVANSLAKKVAAKTGAEGKSYFLNIKGPELLNKYVGETERHIRLVFQRAREKASHGTPVIVFFDEMDSLFRTRGSGVSSDVENTIVPQLLSEIDGVETLENVLVIGASNREDMIDPAILRPGRLDVKIKIERPDAESARDIFTKYLTADLPLHEHDLAEFGGDRDACVAGMIRAAVERMYTETDENRFLEVTYADGDKEVLYFKDFNSGAMIQNIVDRAKKMAIKDLLDHDQRGIRVQHLLQACVDEFKENEDLPNTTNPDDWARISGKKGERIVFIRTLVTGKQGTEPGRSIDTVASTGQYL; this is encoded by the coding sequence GTGACCTACAGCGACAGGGACGCCAGGGGGCGCAGCCCCGAAGAGCTCGTCAGTCAGGTGCGCGACCTGGAGGCTGAAGTCACAGCCCTGCGTCGCAAGCTCGCCACGGCCCCGGACCGCAGTCGCGGCGTCGAGGAGCGGCTCCAGGAGGCGCAGCGCTCACTCGCGGCGATGACGGGCCAGAACGAACGGCTCGCCTCCACGCTGCGTGAGGCGCGCGACCAGATCACCCGGCTGCGCGACGAGGTGGACCGCCTCGCCCAGCCCCCCACGGGGTTCGGGGTCTTCCTGGCGCGCAACGCCGACGACACGGTCGACGTCTTCACCGCGGGCCGCAAGCTGCGCGTGACCGTCAGCCCGGCGGTCGACGTCGACGACCTGGTCAAGGGCCAGGAGGTCATGCTCAACGAGGCGATGAACGTCGTCGCGGCCTGCGGCTTCGAGAGCGTCGGCGACGTGGTCATGGTCAAGGAGGTGCTCGCCGACGGCGAGCGAGCCCTGGTCATCGGCAACGCCGACGAGGAGCGCGTCGTACGCCTGGCCGCACCGTTGCTGGAGCAGCCGCTGCGTGCCGGCGACTCGCTGCTCACCGACTCACGCTCGGGCTACGCGTACGAGCGCGTGCCCAAGGCCGAGGTGGAGGAGCTCGTGCTCGAGGAGGTGCCCGACATCGCCTACGAGTCGATCGGTGGCCTCGCCAGCCAGATCGACGCGATCCGCGACGCCGTCGAGCTGCCCTACCTGCACCCGGACCTCTTCAAGGACCACAAGCTCAAGCCGCCGAAGGGTGTCCTGCTCTACGGCCCGCCCGGCTGCGGCAAGACCCTGATCGCCAAGGCGGTCGCCAACTCGCTGGCCAAGAAGGTCGCGGCCAAGACGGGCGCCGAGGGCAAGTCGTACTTCCTCAACATCAAGGGCCCCGAGCTCCTGAACAAGTACGTCGGTGAGACCGAGCGCCACATCCGACTGGTCTTCCAGCGCGCCCGGGAGAAGGCGAGCCACGGCACGCCGGTCATCGTCTTCTTCGACGAGATGGACTCGCTCTTCCGCACCCGCGGCTCGGGCGTCTCGTCCGACGTCGAGAACACGATCGTGCCGCAGCTGCTCAGCGAGATCGACGGAGTCGAGACCCTCGAGAACGTCCTGGTCATCGGCGCCTCCAACCGCGAGGACATGATCGACCCGGCCATCCTGCGTCCGGGACGCCTCGACGTGAAGATCAAGATCGAGCGTCCCGACGCCGAGTCTGCCCGCGACATCTTCACCAAGTACCTCACCGCCGACCTGCCGCTGCACGAGCACGACCTGGCGGAGTTCGGCGGTGACCGCGACGCCTGCGTGGCGGGGATGATCCGGGCGGCCGTCGAGCGGATGTACACCGAGACCGACGAGAACCGCTTCCTCGAGGTCACCTACGCCGACGGAGACAAGGAGGTCCTGTACTTCAAGGACTTCAACTCCGGCGCGATGATCCAGAACATCGTCGACCGCGCGAAGAAGATGGCCATCAAGGACCTCCTCGACCACGACCAGCGTGGCATCCGGGTCCAGCACCTGCTGCAGGCCTGCGTCGACGAGTTCAAGGAGAACGAGGACCTGCCCAACACGACCAACCCCGACGACTGGGCCCGGATCTCGGGCAAGAAGGGCGAGCGCATCGTCTTCATCCGCACCTTGGTCACGGGCAAGCAGGGCACCGAGCCGGGCCGGTCGATCGACACGGTCGCCAGCACGGGCCAGTACCTCTGA